In Fusarium verticillioides 7600 chromosome 6, whole genome shotgun sequence, the sequence TGTCTGGTTGAGATTGTTTAATGTCAAACTAAACGAGAGTGGCGTTGTTGGATACTTATTTCCTTCTGTCTTGGACATGTCTAAGCTCACATTCTTACTTGGGTACGCAAGCGGGTCATACAGAATGGCTCATGCTGACTGCATTCTCATATTTTCGCTGCCAAGACAATCGATCCCATCCCTGAATGCgctgcagcttcagcaaGATTCCAAAATTAATTATACTAAATCTCTCCTAAATATGGCTCAGTTTTTTGTCGTCTAGACTACCTGTAGGCTCCCTCGTTTGGACGGATCCGCGGGAGACACGGACAGCCAATCGACATGATCTGCACTAACAGAATTAGGGGCATTTGTAGGGCTCGGGACCACGGGCCCGCGCCTCCGAGGTAGCGAGGGCGTCAGCATTCCCTCTCCTCCGCGAGCCCGTTCTCCCGCAACGCAATCTTTGGCCTCACATTGCATTGAAGATTCGTCTAGTGGGTGAACTTTGGTTCGTTAGGGTCATGTCAGGAGAGGAGACTATTCTGGCTAGGCGGGCTAGGCTCTCTCAGGTCCCAAGGGCGGTACGTACTGTTCAGACAGAACCCTCTTATCCCATTATGGCTCAAGACACTGACAATGCAAAAGTGTGAAGCGTGTAAGGTCCGCAAGGTGAATACTATACCCAAACAGGTCTCTTCACTTCTGACTGTCTTAGATTCGCTGTGACAGGTCCCACCCTTGCGGAAACTGTAAAGCTGCAGGTATAGCTTGCCAACAAGCTCATTCTGTTCAGTCAGATGCACGTTCAAAGCCAGACAACCGAATTAATCAACTGTAAGCCCTTTTACTCTCTATACATTTATAATTACTCATTTCTTCCACAAAGGGAAGAATATGTGGCAACTCTTGAAGCTAGGCtggccaaggttgagctACGTCTAGACAAACAGTCTGAACAGCCATTGACTTCCACGCCTGCTTCAACATCTGCACCCACGCGCCCGAAAGAGACATTTTCCGTTTCTCCAGCTGTTTCTTCTGAGCCCAGTGTATATGATGTAGCACCATCTCCTGGTGGTGCATTGTACGAGGGAACATCATCATTTCTTCAGCAATCTGTCCAGGCTAGCCAAGAGGTCCAACGCTCTGCAGCTGCAGAGAGTCCTGAAGCAGCACAGACAATCAGCGAATCATTCAACCAACTGAACTCTATCTTCAGGAGCCATAATGATAGGAAGTTACCCTTCGCTGCCTCGACTCGTTCCATGCCAGAAATTACACCTCTACCGGCTTCAGTTGTCCTTACTATTCTACGTAAGATCAAGGGTAGTAACCAACACACATTTAAAGACTCCAGTGATCCAATAGCTAACCAAATCTATAGCCAATCCTACCAGATTCTTTCCTGGCCAGGCCCTCACTGATGTGCGTCTCATTGAGCACCTGTGCCAAAAGGTCTACTTCCCAACGGAACCAGTAACTCTGGGACATATCACAAGCGTCAATGGTATCATGCGACTACTCCTCCGCGAGTTCATCATCACAAAGGATAGCCTAGGTGAAGAGCATAACCTGGAGGAACTAAAAGCGCAGGCTGAGCGAAACTTTGACCAAGGTCTTCAAACCTTTGAGCTTATGACGGTGCCCAGTTTTGAGAACATTCTGGCTATCACAGCCGCGGTTAGTTTCTCTCATATCACATTTGAGGCCAGACTTTTAATCAATCTTTTTGTTCATTGTAGGTTCTCAAGATTCAGAACGAAGCCGCTCCTGTCCTGGCCCGTTCATTAGTCAACGCAGGCCTCAGTCACTGCCAGATGATGGGCTACCACCGAGAAGTAACCTATCAGAAAGACCAAAGTGGCTTCGCTGACAATAAGCGTCGGCTTTTCTGGACTCTTtatgtctttgacaagacaaacTCTCTCCATTTCGGCAACGCCTCGAGGATCCAGGACTTTGAAGTTGACGCACATTATCCCACTATACAGGATGACCCGGCTGAGAAGCCCTGGACTGAACTGTTTATACTAGCCGTCAGGCTAGCCAAGATCCAGGGTTTGATATTTGATAAGCTTTATTCTGTTGCTGGCCTACAGTCCCCTGCTGTAGATCGCAGACAATGGATTGATACACTGGTCACTGACATGCAACAATGGCGATACGAATTGGATCATGTGGGCCTCCTCTCTGATATTTTGAGTCTTTGCTGGTCACTGAACTAACACATGTGTAGATGGATGGAAGTACAGTGCGCTTTGCGGAGATTCTCAAGCTTTCAAAGACCCATTGGGACATCATGTACTACTCAACTCTGACCATTCTGTTACGAGCTCCGGCAATGCCAGGAGTAGGTACAGACATGACATCCCAGTGTTTCCAAGCAGCGAGACTCTCTCTACAGAGTCATCTTCTCGCATTTTCGGGCTACGGTGGCGACAAGATGCTCTCGAAAGCAGACTACATTGACTGGTAAGTCAGCCCTAGCCTATTCAGACCTGTCAGCTCACACTAGCAGGGCTCTTCACAACTCGTCATTCACACCTTTTGTCGTCATATTCTTGCATTCTATAGCAGCATCTAGTCTTGAAGACgtagagcttctcgagcaaGTAGTCACCACGTTCCGGAGCGCCAGAGATATCAACATTggagctgagaagctctaTCAAATCTGTTCTACCTTTGCACGACTTGCCCGTCGAATGGTCGAATCTCGAAACACGTCAGTGGGTATGTATGATCAGAATAATGATACACTACAGGTGGCTGGTGTGTCCGAGAATGATCCCCTAACTTGGACGGATATGGCTGCTCAGCCTTCAGAACAACAGGCTGGGACTGATGATTTTGCGGACTTTCTTACTGATGACATGACCAACATATTGGCTGATTGGATCAACGGACAACCCCCAGCATCTGATATGTTTGCTATGGACTTTGGGGAATGAATCATCCCTGCAGACAACTTGATTAGATGAGATCGAAGTCTAAAAGAAACTAGATGCTTCGTCTTAACGCGTAACCGGTGGATAATTTCCATAAAATAAAACTAGGCAGCTAATGAATATGCgaaacttctccaaggcaACTATATTTGTTGAGACATTTGCTGTTTTCATCTGAATAATATTGTTGCCTTGTATTCGTGCGTGGCAAatctttcatcttggtcCCTAGCCACAAGGCTATTGTGATAATAATGGATGAGATCCACTCTCTGAGGTGTAGTCGATTATCTGGATGCCTGACTAGGCAGAGAGAAGACCAGAGAATTGAACATTTTCCCTCGACACCAACCTTTGGTATTTGGTCATAGTCAAAAGTGTCTTTTTACTATTTAATGAATATGATCTTCCTTGATATGTGATTGCTGTTGGAAATTCAATCTACTTCACACATCGCAGCTCTCCAGTTCTCTTGAATCTTGATTatcttgttttctttctctaTCGGCGGCAAATCTCGCAAACCATTAAAAATGGCGGTAAGTTTGTTCTTATTCTTCAGCCCGTGTGTCTGACCAACTTATTCTGTGTGTGAAGTCTGCTTCTGGGTAAGTACTGTCATTGAAATCATCCCGCAATCTACGACTGATCTTGATACACAGTGTTTTGATTGACCAAGGCTGCATCACCGCAGCCAATGATCTTCGATTTGCAAAGGGGTCGAGTAAGATCAAgttcgtcatcttcaagattACCGATGACGAGCAGTGCGTAGTAGTTGAAGAGGCGTGTCCTGATACTGAGTATGAGACTTTCCgtcagaagcttctctcgGCGGTTGACAAGTCTGGAAAATCGGCTCCGCGCTATGCACTCTACGACGTTGATTACGaccttggtgaagatgggaaAAGGTGAGCTTAGCGGTCCTGGTACTGGTACTGGAACTTCCTGACAACGGGTAGGACCAAGACGATCTTTATATCTTGGGTTCCACAGACGTCGCCTATCAAGGTATGGCTGTCACATGCTGACGCGACTGAAATTACTGACTGGGGAATAGCTTCGCATGCTCTACGCTAGTACGACGGAATATTTGAAAAAGGCAGTCAATATGAGTGTGTTTATTCATGCTGATGATCAAGAGGATATTGAGTGGGAGGAGTTGGTCAAGACTGCAAGTGGTGGCAAAGCCAAGTAAGGCCAGCATTCAGGCCGGCCTCCAAGGgatggttgttggtgtttgtttgATTAAAATGCCTCTAAAATTCATCTTTTTTCTGGGCAAGGATCTGAAACAATCAAGCTTTTTTCCTTGCAGGGCCAATCTTgatcttggatcttgatcttctgatTGCGCTAGCAGCCAAAACGTGGCTAATGACCGATGCTAGTGCTGCACGATGCCATAAAATGACGTTATCACCAACAAAACGTCAACGCCTTTCATCCCCTCACAACAGGATTGGATTGGCTCCTTTGTGCCATACACACTCGCCACGCGTACTTTGGATCGAGTGTGGCTGGAAAACCTGGAACTCCATCGTCTTTGTCCTACAACCAACAACGTCATTATTTGGTGCAGGTGCCGTAAACTTTATTTATTTGTTTGTATTATTACTCCGAACCCCATCTGCTTCTGAGACGGAATCATCAGCAACCTATCTACCTATATCGATATTCAAGATGCCGCGCACTCTATTGCTTTGTTTCATCCACGGATTCAAGGTGCGATAGCCATATGTCTCTCACTGTTAGTTATTGACATCCTTAGGGTACCGATAATACCTTTCATGAATTTCCATATGTGAGTGGTGACCCACGCTAAATGCGACAAGCCTCCATAGCTTAAACTTACACCATCAAAGGACCTCAAAAAAGCGGTCGCCAGAGAACTCCCAGATGACAAGATTGAATCCATCGTATATCCTAAGTATGAAACTACTGGTGAATTGGCTCAGGCCGCAGAGGGCTTTCTAGAGTGGTAGGTTAATTCAACTAAATCAAAGACGTTCGGATTGCTAACACTCAAAACAGGCTCAAGGAGCAGGTAATGACCATCCGAAAGAAGAAATCGGAAAAGCCATGGCCTCCTCATGACAGAGATGTAGGAGTTGTTCTCGTTGCTCACTCGATGGGGTAAGTTGGTCAGGCCAAGTTTGGCTTTATACATCGGCTAACACTCTACCAGAGGCTTCGTTGCGGCGGATACTCTGTTCCTAGCTATCAACGACAGAGCTAACAATGGAGACGAGAATGACCCCTTGTTTCCACTCATTCAAGGTATCCTCACATTCGACACTCCTTACAATGGTCTGGCCCGGTCCATGTTCGTCTATGGCGCTTTCTCCAATTATCAAAAAGTCAACAGCGTCTTCAACGTAATGACAGCGATCTCTGCAGCTGCGCCTGCTAGTCTTGCACGACTTAGCGCTCGACGTGCTGCAACCACTGCTGTTACCAGCAGCACACGGGGACCACAGTGGAAAACATGGCAGCTTGTAGCTGTCAAAACAGGTACTGTAGGCGCCATCGCAGCTGGCGGTGTAGCTGCCTACATGAACCGAGAGGCCATCATTCAAGggatgaagagcatgaagaaCATAAACAAAGAGTCTGTGGCCGAAAGCTACCGTCAGGGAATGGATGCTCTCGGACAAGGTCTGGCCTATATCAACCGCGGAAATGTCGGAAAGTCTTTCGCCTGGCTCTCAGATCATGTCACGTTTGTCGGTGCACTCCTCCGACAAAAAGAGCTAAACCGCCGCATCGAACGCATTGGCTCACTCAAGGGCGTTGGCATGCACGACTTTTACTGTTCTCTTGGTGAGAATGGCTACTGGAGTGGGGGATACTTTGTCCCTGAGCGGACATTCTGTGCTGTTCCTGAGGAAAGCCACTCAGCTTACCCAATTTTTGAAAGATGCGTCATGcccaaggctgaagatgagattGAAGCGCACGTCAACATGTTCAGGCCTGAGAGACATCGAGGTTACGAGGAGATGACAGATAGGTCGGCCGAGCTCATCAAAGAATGGTTCCAGAGCGAAGAGAATGTTTTTGATGATCCTAAATTCCGCGAGACACCTCccgaagaaacagaagagaccaagactaccaaggagattcttgaaAAGGATCCTGGCCAAATTGAAGGAGAcgagaaggttgagggcgCAAATGACAAAGATGGCGACAATGATACGGGACTCCCAGACGAATCACCTCTGGACATCGCCAACGCTGCCTCCCTCGTTCCCCTCCCCGATGACAAGGGTGAAGGCATCGTAGGCGATGCAGATATTGAGGGCGCTGACACAGTTGAGAAGCGAACTTACCTCAACTATCTCTTCGGCGTGGCTCAGCAAACCGGCGCCGACGCCAAAGGTTGGCTGCCAAACAAGATCCCGCAGATGCCAAACCTTCCTAGCATGCCCAATATGCCAAGTATGCCCAAGGTGCCTAGCTCCGTGTCATCACTAGGCAATGTTTCCATGCCCAGCGTGAGAATCTGGGGAAAGAAAGATGGTGAAACTCAGGAAGAAAGTAAAGAGACTCAAGGGAATGAGAACCAGGCTGTCGAGGATAAAGGTGACCAGGGTAGTAAGGACGGTGCCACAGAGGAAAATGCCACTGTACCTCAGGAGGGGGGTAAGGATGGTCCCCCGGAAAGCATTGGAGACAACGTTGAGGCTGTTCAAAAGGTCAatgaggatggtgagaagAAATCGGGTTAGGTTGGAGGGAATTCTATGGGTTTGTTAGGTGTATGGTTTTGTTCGCGTGCTTGCTGCCCACTGTTTCAAGATTAATAATCCTTGCTGTCGTAGAGTTTACAGAGATATCAGCTTTGCCGCCTTTGAATAATAGTCCTAACTTAGCCTATATATGTTAAGAGTCTAATTCGGTTGAACTTATATACTTCCCAGCAGCACGAGATGAACTATATAAACCTACACGCATTACGTATCCAACTAATACATACCCATCAAGCGAACAGCTGAATATCGAGATGAAAGTCATGATGTCATTGTGCTTTCGAGGCTTGCGGCTGATCGTAAAGCCGAGTTCCGTGACCTGCGACGTGTCTTGCAGCCTTATTGTTACCCAGACATCTTCGCCCTCACCTCAACCCGCTTTAACCGTCTGTGGCATAACGTCGACTCAGTTTAACCCTCGGCTAGAGCCCCAATATTCCGGACGATCTAACTCTAAACTACCTACTTCGCTATGTCTAGTCTGGTTCCCCTTTTACCTGGCCCTGTTAAGCCAGTGGAGAACCAGCCTACGACAATTATGACCAAGACTGACATCGTCTTGCGGAAGCGACTCCGGCCTGTGTCTGCAGCTTGTGAAGAATGTCGCAAGCGGAAGTCAAAAGTATCCATGCCTCCGTTAATGTGAGAGCTCAGCTGATACGTGTAGTGCAATGTTCCGCGGCCGTGTGAACCATGTGTTCTTCGCCGCTCGGAATGTCGCTTCGGTCCAAAAGCCGACATACATACGCTTTATAGGGCACTGCAGCGTAAGTACACCGAGATGAGTGGTGACAAGGGTCGCGTTGATTCCCTCCTTGCGATAATGCgcgagaagcctgaggatgtAGCACAAGCTGTCTTCAGGCGGGTTCGAACAGGATCTGATCCAGAGGCTATCTTGAGCTCAATTGAGGGCGGGGACATACTGATGCAGCTGCACCTGGCCCCTGCATCTCAAGTCCGCTATCCATTCCCGTACCGGAATGCGTTGCCTGGTATCTTCGCCAAAACAAAGAGTGCATACATAGACTCCTTGGCCCTCGAGACGCCATATTTTGGCTCGGACTCTCCACAAACGTTTGATGCACGATTGATCTCGTATCTGGACGCCCCAAAGTACATGCCATACCACTTTGCAAAACTAGTCGAGCCATTGCTAGACTACGCTACCATCTCTCGCTGGACGAATGTGTGCACCGATGAGCCTTTGCTACACAGTCTCATGGAAGCATACTTCCTGCATATCTACTCGGccttccccttcttccacAAAGAATGTTTCCTGCGAGGTCTTGGTTCTGGATCTAGTCGCTTCTGCTCCAACCTCCTTGTCAATGCTGTCTTGGCTCATGCTTGTCACGCAACCCCCTGGATTGCGCACCGCAACGAGCATTGGAATCCCCATACTCTCGGCTATACATTCCTCGCCGAGGCCCGGCGTTTATTGGAACTTGAAACATTTCGACCAAAGATCACAACTGTCCAGGCCCTGCTCGTGATGAACATTACCGTGAACGATCATGGCGTTGACGGCGCCTCACATCAGTATTTACTCAACGCTGTATCTCAAGCAAGGATCATGGGTTTGTTCAACTCTCCTAGTGAACCTATTGAACAGAATGCGGAtcaagatgtcgaggttGTCCGTGAAGTGACAGCCTGGGCTCTTTTCGCTTGGCAAGGGTAGTCTTCCTACGCTCCCTCTTTGAATACGAAGCTGAGATCGAAAAACAGAATCATATCTTCCATGGCCCAAGAGATACCTCTGCTCAAGGATCCTCCTCAGACGTCCTACCCGGACCCCGCCCAATGCCCATTCTGGTATGGCGATATCTGGGTCCGATACCCCTCAAGCCGAGAGCCCATCGCAACCAAGTATTACCAGACGTTCAAGGCATACTTGGAGTTCTGGACCATATTCAATGACATTGCCATCTTTTTGTTCCGTCCTGTCCAAATCCGGTCACTTTACCTCGGTCAGGCTGTCGAGTTCTATTCTCGATTGCGATCCTGGTTTGATGGTCTCCCAGATGACCTACATCCAGGAAAAATAGCCCTACCTTTCCAGCTAAGGCTACAGTATGTAACTAAAGTTTATTTCTACTGCTTACTAATCGCTATAGTATCCAATATTGGGCTCTTTTGATGGATCTCTTCAGACCCTTTGCAGGCTGGGACGATCCCACAAAAGTACTTGACCAGACGCCCTCTGAGATACTTGCAGATGCTCGGAGAAACCAAGAGCTTGTGCTTCGCATTTATTACCTGCGTCACGGGACCGAGACTCACGACTCCTGGCTCTCTATGTTCCTTCTCAGACTTggttttcttgcccttcaAGAAGTGGCCATTTCGTCAGACAACGACGACTCGCTTGCAACATTGATCCTGGCGCTCACAAGCCTCGACAACCAAGGTAAGTGTTATTTCAAGGCAGAGTTCACTCTACGAACCATCTGTGCACAGATGCGTTCCCGAGACCTTGAGACCTTCAAGCAGTTTGCAACCTTTCAGGATCTCGATGTTCCTCAGGCCATAGAAAGTCGCATTGGTTTTATCAAGTCATACTGGCCTGTAAACATGGATTTTACCAGGCAAGAGCGGAAGACCATCCGCGAAGTagctgctgaggctattGGAATGAACTTGATGGATAATGAGTAGCCCTGTACCAGCAGGAGAGTAAACTTGGACAGGAAAGGAACAGGTAAATCTATCAGGATTAGCACACCATATTTCTGCACCAATTCCTAGATTCGGCATATTGGTCAGGCAGTGTACAGCTAGCGACCTAAAGGTCCCTTGCTAAGAGGTCTTTGTAAGAAACCTAACTTATGATAATGACGATACTGAGGGGGAAACACGGAAAAGATTCACTCAAATTGAGGATGCTTGGTGCGCAGGACGGCTTTCTGGTATTATTTCGCTATGAGGAACTAGATTAAATAGGAAAAAAAAGTGTGTTTGTATATCTCTTGTCGACTCGTGAACTCTACGACTTCATACTGCTGCTAGTGCTCTAAAATTCGCATCACCCAAGACATTCATATGATGTCGAGTGATCCTTGGAAAGTAGCCTATGAAGAGCCATTAAGTAGAACCCACACTATCTGCGAGCAATAATCCACAAAATTCAAACTTGAAAGTTCCCAGAACCCCTCGATAAGACTGATGCCACCTCCTAAACTATTATCATATAACAATCTTCCCCTTCCCGCGACTAACGCAGCTTAACATAGatcccttcttctgctcctcgTCTAGAGCCACGCCTTTATGATCAACCTCTCCCTTGTAATAGTCCACCATGCATGTACCGCAATTTCCAACCAGGCACGATGACTCGATCTCAAACCCAGCATCAGAAAGTACCTGAAGAAGGGACTTCTCGCGGGGTACCTGGACCGTTTGGCCAGTTGACTTGATTTCTACCTCGAATGGCACCCCAGTTCCTATAGTGGCATCGCCAAACTCTTCAAAATGGATGTTGGCCTTTGGATACCCAAGATCGGTGGTTAAGTTACGGCAGGCGTTCATGAGTGATGTTGGACCGCAACAATAAACACATGGTCTGCGACCTTTATCATCCGTGGGCTTAGGGATAACTTGGCTGAGAACAAGTCGCTGGTCTTCGTCTTTTGCATAGATGGTGGTCTTGTTGACTGGTAGACGGCTCAAGTAGGCCGCATCCTTGCGGCTCCGCACAGCGTAATGAACTTCAACTTCGAGCGCCTCTTGAGACAGCTTTTCGATCTCACCAAGAAAGGCTGTTACTCCAATACCACCGATGATGAATATATGCTTGGACACATTGTTCTCCACCTTTTCGTTCTTTATTGCAGTAGCGTTGTGCCCTGGAGcgactttgatgatatctccAACATTCAGATTATCATGGAGATAGATTGATCCACCCCTTGAATTATCATCCCTAGCGATACCAAGTTCAAACCGATTCGTGGTTCCGGATACGACAGAGT encodes:
- a CDS encoding cofilin, producing the protein MASASGVLIDQGCITAANDLRFAKGSSKIKFVIFKITDDEQCVVVEEACPDTEYETFRQKLLSAVDKSGKSAPRYALYDVDYDLGEDGKRTKTIFISWVPQTSPIKLRMLYASTTEYLKKAVNMSVFIHADDQEDIEWEELVKTASGGKAK